Proteins encoded within one genomic window of Mycolicibacterium monacense:
- a CDS encoding WXG100 family type VII secretion target, translating into MSQIMYNYPAMLAHAGEMSSYAGAMHAVGADIASEQAALAGAWQGDTGMTYQAWQAQWNASLEELVRAYRAMASTHEMNTMSMSARDQAEGAKWG; encoded by the coding sequence ATGTCGCAGATCATGTACAACTACCCGGCGATGCTGGCGCACGCGGGTGAGATGTCGAGCTACGCAGGCGCGATGCATGCCGTCGGCGCCGACATCGCCAGTGAGCAGGCGGCGCTGGCCGGTGCCTGGCAGGGTGACACCGGTATGACCTACCAGGCCTGGCAGGCCCAGTGGAACGCCAGCCTCGAGGAACTGGTGCGCGCCTACCGCGCGATGGCGAGCACCCACGAGATGAACACCATGTCGATGAGCGCACGCGATCAGGCCGAGGGCGCCAAGTGGGGCTGA
- the eccD gene encoding type VII secretion integral membrane protein EccD translates to MPDTTTLSDNTVMPIVRVAVLAGGDDGGRLTEMALPAGLPLREILPAVQRMARPHDDGDRDDPAPQPARLSLAPIGGAPFSLDATLDTVGVVDGDLLALQPVPAGPSAPRIVEDIADAAVIFSAAREKRWGPTHIRRAAAAAVVGLILVVTGLSVAHRLVTDDGIGLIVVCAVAVAAVLGALLSRASSPALASTLALSALPAVAAAFALAVPGDFGAAQILLAAAGVTAWSVISLTTGDRAVAVFTTTAATGFGVLLTAAAASLWTLSETVLGCVLILTGLLVTVQAAQLSAMWARFPLPVIPAPGDPTPSAQPLRVLEDLPRRVQLSQSHQTGFLAAGVVLGVTGSLVLVGQQDVSRWAWYVVVAAAAGAVLRARVWDSAPCKAWLLAHPLLLGVALLVLFAATDRFDAAWWALAATAAVVVVWVIVALNPSIASPETYSLPMRRLVGFAATAVDASLIPVMALLVGLFSWVLNR, encoded by the coding sequence ATGCCCGACACCACGACACTGTCCGACAACACTGTGATGCCGATCGTGCGGGTGGCCGTACTCGCCGGTGGTGACGACGGCGGTCGGCTGACCGAGATGGCGCTGCCCGCCGGCCTGCCGCTGCGTGAGATCCTGCCCGCCGTGCAGCGCATGGCGCGTCCGCACGACGACGGCGACCGCGACGATCCGGCGCCCCAACCGGCGAGGCTGAGCCTCGCGCCGATCGGCGGTGCGCCGTTCAGCCTCGACGCGACGCTGGACACCGTCGGCGTGGTCGACGGGGACCTGCTGGCGCTGCAGCCGGTGCCCGCGGGCCCGAGCGCGCCGCGCATCGTCGAGGACATCGCCGACGCGGCGGTGATCTTCTCCGCCGCGCGGGAGAAGCGTTGGGGACCAACGCACATCAGGCGCGCCGCCGCGGCCGCGGTGGTGGGTCTGATCCTGGTCGTCACCGGCCTGAGCGTCGCGCATCGCCTCGTCACCGACGACGGGATCGGCCTGATCGTGGTGTGTGCCGTGGCGGTGGCCGCGGTGCTCGGCGCGCTGCTCAGCCGCGCGTCCTCGCCGGCGCTCGCGAGCACCCTGGCCCTGAGCGCACTGCCCGCGGTGGCGGCCGCGTTCGCGCTGGCGGTGCCCGGCGACTTCGGCGCCGCGCAGATCCTGCTCGCCGCGGCGGGGGTCACCGCCTGGTCGGTGATCAGCCTGACCACGGGCGACCGGGCCGTCGCGGTGTTCACCACCACCGCGGCAACGGGTTTCGGGGTGCTGCTCACCGCCGCCGCGGCATCGCTGTGGACGCTGTCGGAGACGGTGCTGGGTTGTGTGCTGATCCTGACCGGCCTGCTGGTGACCGTGCAGGCCGCGCAGTTGTCGGCGATGTGGGCCCGGTTCCCGCTGCCGGTGATCCCGGCGCCCGGCGACCCGACGCCGTCGGCGCAACCGCTGCGGGTGCTCGAGGATCTGCCGCGCCGCGTGCAGCTGAGCCAGTCGCACCAGACCGGTTTCCTGGCCGCGGGTGTGGTGCTCGGCGTGACGGGATCGCTTGTGCTGGTGGGTCAGCAGGACGTGTCGCGGTGGGCGTGGTACGTCGTGGTGGCCGCGGCGGCAGGCGCGGTGCTCCGCGCCCGCGTCTGGGATTCGGCACCGTGCAAGGCGTGGCTGCTCGCCCACCCGCTGCTGCTCGGCGTGGCGTTGCTCGTACTCTTCGCCGCCACCGACCGGTTCGACGCCGCCTGGTGGGCACTGGCCGCGACGGCGGCGGTCGTCGTGGTGTGGGTGATCGTCGCGCTCAACCCGTCGATTGCCTCCCCCGAGACGTACTCGCTGCCCATGCGCAGGCTCGTGGGGTTCGCCGCGACGGCAGTCGACGCCTCGCTGATCCCCGTGATGGCCTTGCTCGTCGGACTGTTCAGCTGGGTGCTCAACAGGTGA
- the mycP gene encoding type VII secretion-associated serine protease mycosin produces MIRPLALLAVTGAVALLAAPSAAAVTPPQVDPATPPPSGTAGPVQPMAQRGDCVVGGVLAGSDPGAVSPNQLALNLSGAWRHSRGEGQTVAVIDTGVKPGPRLPNVEPGGDFLGSTDGLTDCDGHGTLVAGLIAGQPGADGFSGVAPGARIVSIRQNSPRFSPVNPGDDPAVSRAAADVASLARAVVRAADLGARVINISVVSCLPAGRSVDQTELGAALRYAAREKDAVIVAAAGNDRAGMNTGSACESNPPGDAARPDDPRNWAGVTSVSIPSWWQPYVLSVGSLASTGQPSDFTMSGPWVGIAAPGENITSVSNGPDGGLANGLPNDRDELFPVSGTSYAAAYVSGVAALVRSRFPELTAEQVVARLTATAHGGPRSPSNVVGAGSVDPVAALTWRVPSATAAAAVASKPIAAPPNPPVPDHTPRTVALIGTAALALTVLAALAWRSGATRPRKDEAS; encoded by the coding sequence GTGATCCGACCCCTCGCCCTGCTCGCCGTCACCGGTGCGGTCGCGCTGCTCGCCGCACCGTCGGCCGCTGCGGTGACCCCACCGCAGGTGGATCCCGCGACACCGCCGCCGTCGGGCACCGCCGGACCGGTGCAGCCGATGGCGCAGCGTGGGGACTGTGTGGTCGGTGGTGTGCTGGCCGGCAGCGATCCCGGTGCGGTCAGCCCGAACCAGTTGGCGCTCAACCTGTCCGGTGCGTGGCGGCACAGCCGCGGCGAGGGTCAGACGGTCGCCGTCATCGACACCGGCGTCAAGCCGGGGCCGCGGCTGCCGAACGTCGAACCGGGCGGCGACTTCCTGGGCTCGACCGACGGGCTCACCGACTGCGACGGGCACGGCACACTGGTCGCCGGGCTGATCGCCGGACAACCCGGCGCCGACGGTTTCTCCGGGGTGGCGCCGGGCGCGCGCATCGTCTCCATCCGGCAGAACTCGCCGCGGTTCTCCCCGGTCAACCCGGGGGACGACCCCGCGGTGTCGCGCGCCGCCGCCGACGTCGCGAGCCTGGCCCGGGCCGTCGTACGGGCCGCCGATCTCGGCGCGCGCGTCATCAACATCTCGGTGGTCAGCTGCCTGCCCGCGGGCCGCAGCGTCGACCAGACCGAACTCGGTGCGGCGCTGCGATATGCGGCCCGGGAGAAGGATGCGGTGATCGTGGCCGCGGCGGGTAACGACCGCGCCGGTATGAACACCGGATCGGCCTGTGAGTCCAATCCGCCCGGCGACGCCGCCCGCCCGGACGACCCGCGCAACTGGGCCGGCGTCACGTCGGTGTCGATCCCGTCGTGGTGGCAGCCGTACGTGCTGTCCGTGGGGTCGCTGGCCAGCACCGGTCAGCCCTCGGACTTCACCATGTCCGGTCCGTGGGTCGGTATCGCCGCGCCGGGGGAGAACATCACCTCGGTGAGCAACGGACCCGACGGCGGGCTCGCCAACGGGCTGCCCAACGACCGCGACGAGCTGTTCCCGGTCAGCGGCACGAGTTATGCGGCCGCGTATGTGTCCGGGGTTGCGGCGCTGGTGCGCAGCAGATTCCCCGAACTCACCGCAGAACAGGTGGTGGCGCGGCTGACCGCCACGGCCCACGGTGGCCCACGATCGCCGTCGAACGTGGTGGGCGCCGGCAGCGTCGATCCGGTCGCCGCGCTCACCTGGCGGGTGCCCTCCGCCACCGCCGCCGCCGCGGTTGCGTCGAAACCGATTGCGGCGCCGCCGAATCCGCCGGTACCCGACCACACTCCCCGAACGGTCGCGCTGATCGGCACGGCGGCGCTCGCGCTGACGGTGCTCGCCGCGCTGGCCTGGCGCTCGGGGGCGACCCGACCACGAAAGGACGAGGCCTCATGA
- a CDS encoding ESX secretion-associated protein EspG: protein MGPNAVELTAAQAWFVADAVGAGSLPWVLAVTPPYSQEADRVPFTAETVAALETLGVLSGDGVVDARVADWVRVVCRAEQWLDLRFVSGRGALLRGVVARRADQTVVALRSRSLITFTRMAIDHPHALVPVLCAGLSGRAPARFAEFTLPAAVGARADEQIRQGTPLAEVLDFLGIPPSARPVVEAAFDTSRTYVEIVAGGHRDGHRVTTQVGVSVVDTTEGRVLVSPVRAFDGEWVSTFAPGTPFAIAAAVERLTGSLPSGAWFPDLHLTRDFDTRPRDEYDTREPRTRHARHHDTVRQHCDADRAGGRTRRW from the coding sequence GTGGGTCCCAACGCCGTTGAGCTGACCGCCGCCCAGGCGTGGTTCGTCGCCGATGCCGTCGGCGCGGGATCGCTGCCCTGGGTGCTGGCCGTCACCCCGCCGTACAGCCAGGAGGCCGACCGGGTGCCGTTCACCGCCGAGACGGTGGCTGCGCTCGAAACGCTCGGGGTGCTGTCCGGTGACGGGGTCGTCGACGCCAGGGTGGCCGACTGGGTGCGGGTGGTGTGCCGCGCCGAGCAGTGGCTGGATCTGCGGTTCGTCTCCGGCCGCGGTGCGCTGCTGCGCGGGGTCGTGGCGCGCCGGGCGGATCAGACGGTCGTCGCGTTGCGCAGCCGCTCGCTGATCACGTTCACCCGCATGGCCATCGACCATCCGCACGCGCTGGTGCCGGTGCTCTGCGCGGGGTTGTCCGGACGTGCGCCGGCCCGATTCGCCGAGTTCACGCTGCCGGCGGCGGTCGGTGCACGCGCCGACGAACAGATCCGGCAGGGCACGCCGCTGGCCGAGGTGCTCGACTTCCTCGGCATCCCACCGTCGGCGCGGCCGGTCGTCGAGGCGGCGTTCGACACCTCCAGGACCTACGTGGAGATCGTGGCGGGGGGGCACCGCGACGGTCACCGCGTCACCACGCAGGTGGGCGTCAGTGTGGTCGACACGACCGAGGGCCGGGTCCTGGTGAGCCCGGTCCGGGCGTTCGACGGCGAATGGGTGTCGACGTTCGCACCCGGTACACCCTTCGCCATCGCCGCCGCGGTCGAACGGCTGACCGGCTCGCTGCCCAGCGGGGCGTGGTTCCCCGATCTGCACCTCACCCGAGACTTCGACACCCGACCCCGCGACGAATACGACACGAGAGAACCGAGAACACGACATGCCCGACACCACGACACTGTCCGACAACACTGTGATGCCGATCGTGCGGGTGGCCGTACTCGCCGGTGGTGA
- the esxG gene encoding type VII secretion system protein EsxG, with the protein MSMLDAHIPQLIASEAAFGAKAALMRSTMAQAEQAAQSSQAFHMGESSAAFQAAHARFIEVSAKINALLDIAQVNLGDAAGTYVAEDAAAAGTYTAI; encoded by the coding sequence ATGAGCATGCTCGACGCCCACATCCCCCAGCTGATCGCCTCGGAGGCCGCGTTCGGCGCCAAGGCCGCGCTGATGCGCAGCACCATGGCCCAGGCCGAACAGGCCGCGCAGTCCTCACAGGCCTTCCACATGGGCGAGTCGTCGGCGGCTTTTCAGGCCGCCCACGCCCGGTTCATCGAGGTCTCGGCGAAGATCAACGCGCTGCTCGACATCGCCCAGGTGAACCTCGGCGACGCCGCGGGCACCTACGTCGCCGAGGACGCGGCGGCCGCCGGCACCTACACCGCCATCTGA